The nucleotide sequence GCCCGTCGTGGAACTCGAAGATCTCGTCGTAGTAGCGCCAGATGTTGAGAATGCCCGCACGGGAGGGCATCCACCTCGTCACGGTCACGGCGCCTCCTCGGTGCGGTCGGTGTACCTCGCGGCGGCCGGGAGCGGCCGGACGAGTTCGGCTTCGGTGCGGATCAGGCCGAAGCCGGTCAGCACGGCGAGCGCGTCGACGGTCAGCCGCCGCACACCGTCCTTGCCCCGGTACGTCTTGGCCCAGCGCGGGAAGCGTTTCAGCAGCTTGGCGGTGGCCTTCTGCAGGTAATCGGTGGTCCTCGGCTCGTCGAGCGCGTCGAGCAGGAGGAGCGCGGCGACCTTGGCGTTGCTGCCGTCGTCCGGGAACCGCTCGTCGGTGGCCAGCCCGTCGACGTCGACGAGCAGCACCCCCTCCGCGCGTTCTTCGAGGACGAAACCGCCTTGCTCCGCGGCTCGCCGCAGCAACTGGCGTCCGGTCGGCGTCCCGAGGTACGCGCGCTCTTCCGCGGTCAGTTCGGCGAAGTACAGCACCGGGTCGTCGACCAGACGGCGGAAGACCGTGTGCCGGAGCCACAGGTTCCGCTGGACGTCCGACGCGCTCGGCGTGTCCTCGTGGCGGCCCGACGAGAGGCCGTAGCGCTGCTCGTGCGACACCGCCTCCAGCAGTTCCTCGAACCGCAGCGCGACGTCGTCGGCGGGCACGGCCAGCTGCGACGGTCCGACCGGCGCGGCGAGCAACCGCAGCAACAGGGTCGCGTCCACCCGGAACAGCACCTTCGCCGCCGGATCGTCCACAAAGGACTCCGGATCGCCGTCGGCGGCTTCGAGGACGCCGTAGGACTCCAGCAGCTTGAGGACGTCCACGAAGGCGAGGCGCTCCGCCCTGGTGGCGACGTCGAAGGTGGTGACGAGATCGTCGGCGGCGCTCGCCTGCGCGACGCGGCCGGCGAGCAGGCCGATGGTGGTCACCGGCACGGTCAGCAGTTCGGCGGCCACCACGCACAGCAGGACGTAGCGGCGGCGGTCGAACGCGGCGCGCCCGGAGCGCAGCCGCCTCGCCGGACGCGTGGGATCGGTGGCCGCGCGGACCTTGACCAGCCGCGCGTAGCCGAGCCGCGGTTCGACGGTGAGCGTCCAGCCGCAGTAGTAGTCGAACCACTGCCGGATGGGCTCGCGGCGGCGGCGGATGAGGTCGAAGGTCTCGGGGGAGCCGCGTTCGCCGATCAACGGGGTGGCCAGCAGGGCCCGGATCCCGCGCGCGACCTCTTCGCGCTCCGCGATGACCAGTTGGTTGGTGAGGCTCACGCACCGCCTCCGGCCGTACTGATCTCGATCTCGTAGTCGGGGCCCCGGAAGACACCGCTCGTGGTGGTCAGGCGCGCGACCGCGCCGTTCTGCGGCGGCCGCAGGACGATCTCGATCTGGCCGTCGGACGTCGTGCTCCGCCGGGTGCCGTCCGCGCCGACGGCACTGCCCAGCGCTTGACCCAGCAGGTCGAGCAGCCGCTCGAAAACGCTGTGGTCCAGCTTCTCGAACGCCGAAAGCCGCACGACGCCGCCGGTGTCGAGCATGTTCCACGCCGCTTCGAGTTCGGCGCGCTCCGCGATCGCCTGCTGGACCCGTGCCGCCCTGATCGCGCTGACGTCGCGGACCCGTCCGGTCCTGGTGAACCGCTCGGTGCGGCCCGCGGAGCGCAGCAGTTCCGACACCTCGACCGGCGGCGCGTCGAGCCACGACGCCGTCGTGCTGACCACTTCCGGATCCGCGTGGGCGAGATGCGCGTGCCGCGCGGAGCTCAGCCCGAACATCGTGGACCACAGGCGGTGCAGGTCCTCCTGCGCCGGGACGACGGTGAACCATCGCGCCAGCTCGCGGAAATCCGCGACCGCGCTGCTCGCGCGCCGCCTCGATTCGGTGATCCGGTCCAGGACCTGGAGAAGCGTGATGATCGCCCGCCGCGCGAGGCGATGAAGGTCCTCGACCCGCGGCGTCGCCCCGTCCTCGGGCAGGAACCACGCGCGAAGGCCGTCCCAGCGCGCCTTGCGGACGTCGATCCAGCGCGCATCGGGGTTCGGCAGCGACGCTCCGTTGAGCGCCCGCCGGTGCACCCGCTCGACGCCGTGGTCGTCGATCTCCTTGATCCGGGTGGCGATCGTGTGCGTGTGATGCTCCAGGTCGTTCAGGAACTCCTGCAGATACGTGACCGTGGCCGCCTTGACCTCGTGGAACGTCGCGAGGTCGGCTTCGGCGTGCAGGAGGCGCTGGAGGTCGCCGTTGAAGCGTTTGGTGTTGTCGCGGAACGCTTCGAGGTGGCTCTCGACCTCGGTGAGCGTGCTGAACACACGCCGGTCCGTGCCGTCTTCGAGCTGCTTCGCGAGCTCGCCGAGCCGCTCACCCAGCGCCTCGAGCGTCGCCGTCTGGAGCGCCCCGGACGCGTTGAGCACCTCGTTCGCACGGACCACCCCCGCGTACGCCGCTTCGCCCTGCCGGCTGAGCGAGTACTGGAGGTTGCGGCGCTCGTACTCCGACGCGGTCCGATAGTCGCCCGCGTGGCTCTGGACGACGTCGAGGTGGCCTTGGCTCCTCAGCTGGTCCAGCGCTTTGACGAGGTCTTCGTCGTCCAGCGTCTCCAGCCAGCCGACCTCGCGCAGCCTCGTGCGGACGTCGTCGATCCCGAGCGCCGTCTCGAGCCGCTCGTTCGCCTCGCCGAAGGCGTGCAGGATCGCCAGGGGGAGCCCGGATCTGCTGCCGTCGGTGAAACGGAACATCTCGGGCGGAACACGGATCGGATCCATGCGTCCTCCGGCGGCTGGTGCGTGGAGCTACACGTTAGGGGGTCACCCAGGCGAGTTCGAATGGCCCATCTTTTTCACGCAGAGTGCTCACGTCGTGAACATCTCGAGGCGCACTGTGGTCCCCTCGACGGTGACCTTGCGGTAGACGTGGCGACCGTCGACGACCCGGTCGTCCTCCAGGTCACCGGGCGCGAAGTTCGACGCTTCGAGCAGCTTGGGCACGTCCTCCGCCGGAAGGGTGAGGATGACGACGTATCTCGAGTCGATGCCGCGGTCGTACTGCGTCTCCAGCACCTTGCCGCTCGACGGCATGGAGATCCCGCCGAACCGGAAGGCGTCTTCCGGTGTCGGGCTTGGCGGGGTCGTCGCACAGCCTGCGAGAAGGAGGGCAAGGACCGCGAGCAGGGTTTTCACCTACCGTGAGACGCACGGTGGACGTAAGCGTTCCGTCACACTCGGACGGGGATGACAGGGACGGTGCGACACGTTGTACTGGGTGTCAACGACCGAAGGAGATCCACAGTGACGGAAAAGGCTGTTCTCGCGGGCGGCTGCTTCTGGGGTATGCAGGACCTGTTCCGCCGGCACCCCGGGGTCGTCTCCACCAGGGTCGGCTACACCGGCGGCGACGTGCCGAACGCGACCTACCGCAACCACGGCTCGCACGCCGAAGGCATCGAGATCGTCTTCGACCCGGCGCAGCTCTCGTACCGGCAGATCCTGGAGTTCTTCTTCCAGATCCACGACCCGACGACCCGCAACCGCCAGGGCAACGACATCGGCACGAGCTACCGGTCGGCGATCTTCTACACCGACGACAAGCAGAAGCAGGTCGCCGAGCAGACGATCGCGGACGTCGACGCCTCCGGCAAGTGGCCGGGCAAGGTCGTCACCGAGGTGACCCAGGCCGGTGACTTCTGGGAAGCCGAACCGGAGCACCAGGACTACCTGGAGCGCATCCCGAACGGCTACACCTGCCACTACGTGCGGCCGGAATGGCAGCTCGGCGAGCGCTGATCGTCGCGCTGCACGTCTCTTCGGTGCATGCGTACGAGGGCCGTCCCTCCTCGGGGCCGCGCCCTGATCCGTCCCCGGTCTCGCGCGACCATGTCGAGGTTCGCGCGGGACTGGGGCTGGTGGGGGACCGGTACTTCAACCACCCCGCGCATCGTTCCGCCGCGGTCACGCTGTTCTCCGCGTCCGTGCCTGGTGATCCGCTGCTGGCTAGGCGGAACATCGTGCTTTCGGGGTTCGACGTCGATGCTCTGCCGCGGGGTTCGGTGGTGGCTTTGGACTCGGGCGACGGTCCGGTGCGCTTCGAGGTCCACCGGCCCGCGAATCCCTGCGCTTGGATGGACGTCGTCTACCCTCGCGGGACTTTCGCCGCTTTGCGGGGCCGCGGCGGGAAGCGGTGCGAGCCACTGGACGACGGCGTCTTACGCGTTGGGCCGGTAGAGATCTACTAGGCCCCTTTTGATCTGTTCCGTTGTCATGCTTTGCCGCTGGTAGGCGTACTGCGCCGCCGCCAGTGGCGCGAGCAGCGCGTCGGCCCTGAAATGCGCGTCCGTTTCCGGCTCGATTTCGCTGATCAACGCGACCAGGTGACTGTGGTGCAGCCGGTACGCGCCGGTCACGAACCGGGCCATCGGCGTCTCGGTCTCCGCGACCATCAGCAGCTCGCCATGAGTCTCGAGCCTGTCGACGTACCTTTCGAGAAACGCCCCGAGCCTCTCGGCTGCCGGCGCTCCGGGCCCCAGTGGCGGCGGCCCGCTGATGAACGCCTCCTGGAACTCGCGCTCGTTCTCGTCGAGCAGCGCCTGCGCCAACGCGCCCTTGTCCGGGAACCGGCGATACACGGTCCCGATCCCGACGCCCGCCTCCGCCGCGACCTCGTCCAACGCGAGCCCGTCGATCCCTTTGGCCGCAACGAGCTTGGCCGCCGCGCGGACGATCTTCTGCCGGTTGCGAGCCGCGTCCGCCCGCTCTATCGGCCCGGAGCCTGCGATGGGAAGCACTCGGTCAGCCTAACCGGTGGACAAGTGGAACTTTCTCCAGTTAACTAAGTGGAAGAACTTCCACTTAAGGAGATGCGGATGCCCGTCGAACACTTCACCAGCGACGACGCTTCGACCTGGTTCCAGCGGCTCGACCAGCAGATCTTCCTGGCCGACGTCCTCGCGCAAGACAGCGGCGCGGCCATGTCCGTCGGCTTCGCCCGCTACGGGAAGGGCGAGAAGAACCCGTGGAAGATGACCTACGACGAGACCCTCGTCATCACTTCGGGCGTCTTCACTGTCGAGGGCCCTTCGGGTTCGGTGACGGCTCGCGCGGGCGAGGTGATCTATCTGCGGGCGGGGACCGAGCTCATCTACGTGGCCGATGAGGACACGGAACTGGTCTATGTCACCTATCCGCATTGGTTGGCGGCTACGGAATCTTCAGCCGAAGCCCATCGCCTCGACGACTTCCACAAGGCCTGAAGTTTCGAAAATCGTGGTATCGGTCGCTGTTTCTTGCGGATTCATATGATTTCGACACCCGCTTGGCGTACCTGGAATACCTGATCCGAGCTTGTGACCCATTGCTATCCTGCGGCGTACGTTGATCGCCGGAGGGGGTTCGGAATGAGGAAGAAAACGAAAGCAAGCGGCCCTCCTCCGTGGACCCAACGCGACGAGGTGCTGCGCTACACCTGCTATCTCGCGGCCATGCTGGCGGGCGGCCACGATCTCAGTCAGACGCCCGAAGTGCTCGCTCCCTTTCCGGCGGTCAACGCCGATGACGAACGGCTGTGGGCGGTAGGGCAATTCATTCTGTCCGACTTTCGAGCGCTGGGCGACGGGAGCTGGCAAGTCAATACGCCGATGGTCTTCGGTACTGGAGCGGTGGGGCTGGGTTTGGTCGCCGGCTCGCTGATCG is from Amycolatopsis lurida and encodes:
- a CDS encoding molybdenum cofactor biosysynthesis protein, with protein sequence MAARRALIVALHVSSVHAYEGRPSSGPRPDPSPVSRDHVEVRAGLGLVGDRYFNHPAHRSAAVTLFSASVPGDPLLARRNIVLSGFDVDALPRGSVVALDSGDGPVRFEVHRPANPCAWMDVVYPRGTFAALRGRGGKRCEPLDDGVLRVGPVEIY
- a CDS encoding cupin; protein product: MPVEHFTSDDASTWFQRLDQQIFLADVLAQDSGAAMSVGFARYGKGEKNPWKMTYDETLVITSGVFTVEGPSGSVTARAGEVIYLRAGTELIYVADEDTELVYVTYPHWLAATESSAEAHRLDDFHKA
- a CDS encoding TetR/AcrR family transcriptional regulator; its protein translation is MLPIAGSGPIERADAARNRQKIVRAAAKLVAAKGIDGLALDEVAAEAGVGIGTVYRRFPDKGALAQALLDENEREFQEAFISGPPPLGPGAPAAERLGAFLERYVDRLETHGELLMVAETETPMARFVTGAYRLHHSHLVALISEIEPETDAHFRADALLAPLAAAQYAYQRQSMTTEQIKRGLVDLYRPNA
- a CDS encoding TIGR02677 family protein; amino-acid sequence: MDPIRVPPEMFRFTDGSRSGLPLAILHAFGEANERLETALGIDDVRTRLREVGWLETLDDEDLVKALDQLRSQGHLDVVQSHAGDYRTASEYERRNLQYSLSRQGEAAYAGVVRANEVLNASGALQTATLEALGERLGELAKQLEDGTDRRVFSTLTEVESHLEAFRDNTKRFNGDLQRLLHAEADLATFHEVKAATVTYLQEFLNDLEHHTHTIATRIKEIDDHGVERVHRRALNGASLPNPDARWIDVRKARWDGLRAWFLPEDGATPRVEDLHRLARRAIITLLQVLDRITESRRRASSAVADFRELARWFTVVPAQEDLHRLWSTMFGLSSARHAHLAHADPEVVSTTASWLDAPPVEVSELLRSAGRTERFTRTGRVRDVSAIRAARVQQAIAERAELEAAWNMLDTGGVVRLSAFEKLDHSVFERLLDLLGQALGSAVGADGTRRSTTSDGQIEIVLRPPQNGAVARLTTTSGVFRGPDYEIEISTAGGGA
- a CDS encoding TIGR02678 family protein yields the protein MSLTNQLVIAEREEVARGIRALLATPLIGERGSPETFDLIRRRREPIRQWFDYYCGWTLTVEPRLGYARLVKVRAATDPTRPARRLRSGRAAFDRRRYVLLCVVAAELLTVPVTTIGLLAGRVAQASAADDLVTTFDVATRAERLAFVDVLKLLESYGVLEAADGDPESFVDDPAAKVLFRVDATLLLRLLAAPVGPSQLAVPADDVALRFEELLEAVSHEQRYGLSSGRHEDTPSASDVQRNLWLRHTVFRRLVDDPVLYFAELTAEERAYLGTPTGRQLLRRAAEQGGFVLEERAEGVLLVDVDGLATDERFPDDGSNAKVAALLLLDALDEPRTTDYLQKATAKLLKRFPRWAKTYRGKDGVRRLTVDALAVLTGFGLIRTEAELVRPLPAAARYTDRTEEAP
- the msrA gene encoding peptide-methionine (S)-S-oxide reductase MsrA; translation: MTEKAVLAGGCFWGMQDLFRRHPGVVSTRVGYTGGDVPNATYRNHGSHAEGIEIVFDPAQLSYRQILEFFFQIHDPTTRNRQGNDIGTSYRSAIFYTDDKQKQVAEQTIADVDASGKWPGKVVTEVTQAGDFWEAEPEHQDYLERIPNGYTCHYVRPEWQLGER